One Amycolatopsis thermophila DNA segment encodes these proteins:
- a CDS encoding 5'-3' exonuclease, which yields MTLALLDSASLYFRSFYALPDSMTAPDGTPVNAVRGFTDTLARIVTDRRPSRLVACLDADWRPQFRTELLPSYKAHRVADAEANEEEVPDTLTPQVPIILELLEAFGFATAEAAGYEADDVIGALTAREKTDPVEVITGDRDLFQLVRTEPTPASVIYVGKGWAKAEVLGPPEIAERYGVPVAGAGTAYAEMAVLRGDPSDGLPGVAGIGEKTAAKLITQFGSLDGLIAAAAEGSKDVPPKTRVKLAEAAEYLRVAPTVVRVAADAPVEMSGPDTLPVTPADPDRVVELAERWNLGGSVTRLVKALTAAARR from the coding sequence GTGACACTTGCCCTGCTGGACTCCGCGAGCCTGTACTTCCGGTCGTTCTACGCGTTGCCCGATTCGATGACGGCACCGGACGGCACGCCGGTCAACGCGGTGCGCGGGTTCACCGACACGCTGGCCCGCATCGTCACCGACCGGCGGCCCAGCCGGCTCGTGGCGTGCCTGGACGCGGACTGGCGGCCGCAGTTCCGGACCGAGCTGCTGCCCAGTTACAAGGCGCACCGTGTGGCCGACGCCGAGGCCAACGAGGAGGAGGTGCCCGACACGCTCACCCCGCAGGTGCCGATCATCCTCGAGTTGCTGGAGGCGTTCGGGTTCGCCACCGCGGAGGCGGCCGGGTACGAGGCCGACGACGTCATCGGCGCGCTCACCGCGCGGGAGAAGACCGACCCGGTCGAGGTGATCACCGGGGACCGGGACCTGTTCCAGCTGGTGCGCACCGAGCCGACCCCGGCGTCGGTGATCTACGTGGGCAAGGGCTGGGCCAAGGCGGAGGTGCTGGGGCCGCCGGAGATCGCCGAGCGCTACGGCGTGCCGGTGGCCGGCGCGGGCACGGCGTACGCGGAGATGGCCGTGCTGCGCGGCGACCCGTCCGACGGGCTGCCGGGCGTGGCCGGGATCGGTGAGAAGACCGCGGCGAAGCTGATCACCCAGTTCGGGTCGCTGGACGGCCTGATCGCGGCGGCCGCGGAGGGCAGCAAGGACGTGCCGCCGAAGACGCGGGTGAAGCTCGCCGAGGCCGCGGAGTACCTGCGGGTGGCGCCGACGGTGGTGCGGGTCGCCGCCGACGCGCCGGTGGAGATGTCCGGGCCGGACACCCTGCCCGTCACCCCGGCCGACCCGGACCGCGTCGTCGAGCTGGCGGAACGGTGGAACCTGGGCGGCTCGGTGACGCGGCTGGTCAAGGCCCTCACGGCGGCCGCCCGCCGCTGA
- a CDS encoding Lrp/AsnC family transcriptional regulator → MSGPLEPLDQAIARELAGDGRCSFTDLAERVGLSVSAVHQRVRRLEQRGVIQGYVARLDSEQIGLPLTALISLTPNDPAAPDDYPQRIEHIREIESCYSVAGDESYILLVRVASPRDLEELLRRIREAAKVSTRTTVVLSTPFEGRPPTV, encoded by the coding sequence GTGAGCGGGCCGCTGGAGCCGCTGGACCAGGCGATCGCGCGGGAACTGGCCGGGGACGGCCGGTGCAGCTTCACCGATCTGGCCGAGCGGGTGGGACTGTCGGTGTCGGCGGTGCACCAGCGCGTGCGGCGGCTGGAGCAGCGTGGCGTGATCCAGGGGTACGTGGCGCGGCTGGACAGCGAGCAGATCGGCCTGCCGCTGACCGCGCTGATCTCGCTGACCCCGAACGACCCGGCCGCGCCGGACGACTATCCGCAGCGCATCGAGCACATCCGCGAGATCGAGTCGTGTTACTCGGTGGCGGGGGACGAGTCCTACATCCTGTTGGTGCGGGTCGCGTCGCCGCGCGATCTGGAGGAGCTGCTGCGGCGGATCCGGGAAGCGGCGAAGGTCTCCACCCGCACGACGGTCGTGCTGTCCACGCCGTTCGAGGGCCGTCCGCCGACGGTGTGA
- a CDS encoding M24 family metallopeptidase: MSSRSPEIPALAPETLRARLDRARAAAADAGTDALLIAPGSDLRYLLGEAGGSFERLTTLVVPAEGTPALVVPKLEAPGYAAVPTGELGVEVVTWVDGEDPYRMVADRLGKPGRVAVSDGLIALHVLAFRAALGSAEQTLAGPVIRELRMRKDAAEIDALRRAGAAIDRVHARVAEWLRPGRTEAEVGADIAAAIVEEGHLRADFVIVGSGPNGASPHHDVSGRVIERGDVVVVDIGGPIPEGYNSDSTRTYAVGEPRDADVAETYAVLQRAQQAAVEAVRPGVTAQSIDAAAREIIADAGYGEFFIHRTGHGIGLDVHEEPYLVEGNDLVLEPGMAFSVEPGIYRPGRWGARIEDIVVVTADGVEPLNQRPHELVVLDS, from the coding sequence ATGTCGTCCCGTTCACCCGAGATCCCAGCCCTCGCCCCGGAAACCCTGCGCGCCCGCCTCGACCGGGCCCGCGCCGCCGCTGCCGACGCCGGCACCGACGCCCTGCTCATCGCGCCGGGTTCGGACCTGCGGTACCTGCTCGGCGAGGCCGGCGGCTCGTTCGAACGGCTGACGACGCTCGTGGTGCCGGCCGAGGGCACCCCGGCCCTCGTCGTGCCGAAGCTGGAGGCCCCCGGCTACGCGGCGGTGCCGACGGGGGAACTCGGCGTCGAGGTGGTCACCTGGGTCGACGGTGAGGACCCCTACCGCATGGTGGCCGACCGGCTCGGCAAACCCGGCCGGGTCGCCGTCAGCGACGGGCTGATCGCGTTGCACGTGCTGGCCTTCCGCGCCGCGCTCGGCTCCGCGGAGCAGACGCTGGCCGGGCCGGTGATCCGCGAGTTGCGGATGCGCAAGGACGCCGCCGAGATCGACGCGCTGCGCAGGGCCGGCGCCGCCATCGACCGGGTGCACGCCCGGGTCGCCGAGTGGCTGCGTCCCGGCCGGACCGAGGCCGAGGTCGGCGCCGACATCGCCGCCGCGATCGTCGAGGAGGGCCACCTGCGTGCCGACTTCGTGATCGTCGGGTCGGGCCCGAACGGCGCCAGCCCGCACCACGACGTGTCCGGCCGGGTCATCGAGCGCGGTGACGTGGTGGTCGTCGACATCGGCGGCCCGATCCCCGAGGGCTACAACTCCGACTCCACCCGCACCTACGCCGTCGGCGAGCCGCGGGACGCCGACGTGGCCGAGACCTACGCGGTGCTGCAGCGCGCGCAACAGGCCGCGGTCGAGGCGGTGCGGCCGGGCGTGACGGCGCAGTCGATCGACGCCGCGGCGCGCGAGATCATCGCCGACGCCGGGTACGGGGAGTTCTTCATCCACCGCACCGGGCACGGGATCGGGCTCGACGTGCACGAGGAGCCCTACCTCGTCGAGGGCAACGACCTGGTGCTGGAGCCGGGCATGGCGTTCTCCGTCGAACCGGGCATCTACCGGCCGGGCCGGTGGGGCGCCCGGATCGAGGACATCGTGGTCGTCACCGCCGACGGGGTGGAACCGCTCAACCAGCGCCCGCACGAGCTCGTCGTGCTCGACTCGTGA
- a CDS encoding SPFH domain-containing protein has translation METIVDMPAPSTRERQATVVNGFAMLGLALLLMAAGIVLITVGHGSGGIMGGGIVALIAGVVLLGGLTPVAPGEARVVQLLGRYVGTVRTAGLQWVNPFTQRRKVSTRIRNHETGVAKVNEADGNPIEIAAVVVWQVADTAQATFEVDDFAEFVAIQSETAVRHIANAYPYDTPDDNRMSLRDNADEITEKLSAEIAARVASAGVKIIESRITHLAYAPEIAQAMLRRQQAGAVVAARQRIVEGAVGMVEMALDRLAEHDVVELDEERKATMVSNLLVVLVGDRDAQPVVNTGTLYQ, from the coding sequence GTGGAGACAATCGTGGACATGCCGGCGCCGAGCACGCGCGAACGGCAGGCGACCGTGGTCAACGGGTTCGCGATGCTGGGGCTGGCGCTGCTGCTGATGGCCGCCGGCATCGTGCTGATCACCGTTGGTCACGGGTCCGGGGGAATCATGGGCGGCGGAATCGTCGCCTTGATCGCCGGTGTGGTGCTTCTCGGCGGCCTGACCCCGGTGGCGCCGGGGGAGGCGCGCGTGGTGCAGCTGCTCGGCCGCTACGTCGGCACCGTGCGCACCGCCGGGCTGCAGTGGGTCAACCCGTTCACCCAGCGGCGCAAGGTCTCCACCCGCATCCGCAACCACGAGACCGGCGTGGCGAAGGTGAACGAGGCCGACGGCAACCCGATCGAGATCGCCGCGGTGGTGGTGTGGCAGGTCGCCGACACCGCGCAGGCCACGTTCGAGGTCGACGACTTCGCCGAGTTCGTCGCCATCCAGAGCGAGACCGCGGTGCGGCACATCGCGAACGCCTACCCCTACGACACGCCGGACGACAACCGGATGTCGCTGCGGGACAACGCCGATGAGATCACCGAGAAGCTGTCCGCCGAGATCGCTGCCCGCGTCGCCTCCGCCGGGGTGAAGATCATCGAATCGCGGATCACGCACCTGGCCTACGCGCCCGAGATAGCCCAGGCGATGCTGCGGCGCCAGCAGGCCGGGGCCGTGGTGGCCGCGCGCCAGCGCATCGTCGAAGGTGCGGTCGGCATGGTGGAGATGGCACTGGACCGCCTGGCCGAGCACGACGTCGTCGAGCTCGACGAGGAACGCAAAGCGACGATGGTGAGCAACCTCCTCGTCGTCCTCGTCGGTGATCGCGACGCGCAGCCGGTGGTCAACACCGGAACGCTGTACCAGTAG
- a CDS encoding GOLPH3/VPS74 family protein: MQRPDSLAGQLFLLAYDTQKKRLASRSELGYALRAAALADLVLGGHLVDDGGKAVPAGRAAALDPVLEPVLLEIRDAPARSWRRWVSRRSSKMVPAVRDHLAEQRVIKVETGRVLGLFPVPRIALRHTPDAKRLAEEVRRTVRGAQPAYRVDPRLGALCALAGTAELRTILSRAERRQYKARLAELSRPVEPVVTALRKAIQTQRAAVASGG, translated from the coding sequence ATGCAACGACCTGACTCGCTGGCCGGGCAGCTCTTCCTGCTGGCCTACGACACGCAGAAGAAGCGCCTGGCCTCGCGGTCCGAACTGGGCTACGCGCTGCGCGCCGCCGCCCTGGCCGACCTGGTGCTCGGCGGGCACCTCGTCGACGACGGCGGCAAGGCCGTGCCCGCCGGCCGGGCGGCCGCGCTGGACCCGGTGCTCGAACCGGTGCTGCTGGAGATCAGGGACGCCCCGGCCCGGTCCTGGCGGCGCTGGGTGTCGCGGCGCAGCTCCAAAATGGTGCCGGCGGTGCGCGACCACCTGGCCGAGCAACGGGTGATCAAGGTCGAGACCGGCCGCGTGCTCGGCCTGTTCCCGGTCCCGCGGATCGCGCTGCGCCACACCCCGGACGCGAAACGCCTGGCCGAGGAGGTGCGCCGCACCGTGCGCGGCGCGCAACCGGCCTACCGGGTCGACCCCCGCCTCGGCGCGCTGTGCGCCCTGGCCGGCACCGCCGAACTGCGCACGATCCTCAGCCGCGCCGAACGGCGCCAGTACAAGGCGCGGCTGGCCGAGCTGAGCCGCCCGGTCGAACCCGTGGTGACCGCGCTGCGCAAGGCCATCCAGACCCAGCGCGCGGCCGTCGCCTCCGGAGGCTGA